The genome window GCGAGTGAAGGTGTCTGGTAGGACCTGGGGATATCGTTAGGGCTGTTTAGGGTATTCTGGTTGCGCCCAGAAAATGCGACTGCTGCTTggggcaaagaaaaagaaaatttgCGATCGATTGTTCATACAACTCTGTACTAGATATCACACGCAGAAGCTACTACTGTGTTGATTGTTACCCCCGTCATCTTATATACGCGGCGAATCCCTACCACGGGATATACCTACCACGGGGTAAACCTACACGGGGGCGATTCCCTACTAACAAACTACACTGGCGACACGGGCTATCCCTACCAACACCGACATGATCCCACCACGGGAGAGGGAGATCCATTCCCCCCGGCGAGACCGATTCCGGGGGCACGTGGGAATTGGTCCATCTTAAGAAACAAATTATATCATACGACTACCAGATCAGCCACTAATATGCTTAGTTCAAAGTCTTAGTTATTGACTGAAGATGAGTAAACCGCGATAGAATGGAATAAAATTATGCCAATGCAGATGCATCGGACAAATTAACCGAGTTGGGTTGGTTCCGATGGCCGGGCAGCCGCACAGCGAGACAATCGAAAAATCCCACCAAAAGCAAGTCGCGGCCAGCCAAACCTCGAGTCCATCCATTCCGTTGCTCTCATTCTATCCCCTCGTTCtgcttccctccctctcctcctccacccacccacgaccttcccctcttcttcccccgacTCATCCATTCTCCTTAACTCCGTCAAGATGGGTGTCACCTTCGACAAGTGCGAGACCCGCCCGGCCAACATTGACGCCATCCTCAATGGCCTCGACCGCTACAACCCCGAGACCACCACTGTCTTCCAGGACTATGTCGCCCAGCAGTGCGAGGACCGCACCTTCGACTGCTACGCCAACCTGGCCTTGCTGAAGCTGTGAGTTCAAGCGCCTTTATGTTCCACCCAAAATACATTCAGCCGAAACAAAAAGAGCTCCGACGCGGGGAACCTATCCGGTTTTATGTGATGAAGAATCTTATATCATTATCACGTTTCCTATTACCTGACACCCTACTTTGGGGGATGTCGAGACTCAATTCTCCTGAAACAAAACCATCCATTCGACCTTTACTCTGTCGCATATACATCATACCTAGAGAGAGATGCTAACCCCTTCACGCCTTCTGGCAGGTACCAGTTCAACCCCCACCTTCTCCAGGCGGAGACCGTCACCAACGTCCTCGTCAAGGCCCTGACtgtcttcccctctcccgctttctccctctgccttgctctcctccccgcccacACTCAGCCCTTCCAGGCCTCCGACGCTGAGGCCCAGGCCGCCGCCCAGACCTCCGACTTCGTCGAGTCGATCCAGAAGCTCGCCCgtctctccaccctcctcgagTCTGCTCAGTACACCCAGTTCTGGTCCACCCTGAACTCGGACGACCTGTACGCTGACCTTGTTGCCGACGTTGCCGGCTTCGAGGAGCTCGTGCGCATCCGCATTGCCGTCGAGGTCGGCAAGACCTTCCGTGAGATCCCTGCCGAGGTTCTGGAGCAGTGGCTTGACCTGCGCAGCCGCGAGGCTCTCGAGAAGTTCGTCGCCGAGGTCTGCAGCTGGGAGGTTGACAAGTCTGGCGCCAACACCGTGATCAAGGTGCCCACCAACAAGGAGAACGAGGCCCGCAGCGAGGTCAAGAGCGAGCGTGTCGGTGTTGACATGTTCGGCCGTGTCATCCGCCGGGGTTTCGAGCAGGCTGCATGAGCGGATCTCAACGATAAAATAGATATCCGCATCGCAACGCAGCCTTTCTCGTTCTAGATTCCCTTTCTATTCTTGCTCATATTTTGCCTCGAACGAAGATTAGACCTTCCCCAAGGTCTTGATCTCGGTCTGTCTTGTTTGGAAGAATGACCAcccgaaaagaaaagtttCAAAAGAAGAACACGGGACGAAGTGTCTGCTTCGGATACCCCCCATGACATGAGCTCGGAGCCTCTTATAACACAACCAaaaaagatgatgatgacggggATAGACCAGCATGGGAGAGGGTTGGGAAGTCCGGACCTGGCGCAATTGGCGTTTCGAGTTTTGCTTCTGCATGACTAGGTTGTGttttatcatcatcatcatcttttttctctttcctcttccatcttacCTCCTATATCATTTTTTACCTCCTTGATTATCCTCTCACCATATTTCTCTCTACGTGAAAAGATAACGCAATTTCACCGAAGATATCCATGTTGTGCGTATACACAAAAAGCGATCAGTACCAGTACAGTacaatctttataaaatcatGACCAGCGATGTAACAGACAACCAGTAGTCGTAGtagtcgtagtagtagtagtattgtaTGTACTTTTGATTTCGAGGCCAAACCTAAACAAAAAGAACACAAGtctatatatgatatatatgtcatcaacatcaagtCTTGAACGGACATTACGCTTCACAGTTCCAATCCGtaacccatcatcatcttcatcaccatcctaTTTCGCCTGTTCCTCCCACTGCACACCAGCCCACTCCTCTCTATAACCGACAACACCGACTTCCTTCGGTCCACAATCCTTCCCGCAAACTCCCAAAATGATAGTCCCCCACTCCATACCAGCATCATCCTTGGGTCCAAGCCccacaccctccctcccatcctccaACACACTGATAACATGAGGCACAAGCTGCAACTCAAACACGCGCTCACTACCGCAATACTCACAGCGAGGCATGCGACTCCCTCCACCAACCGTAGTAACCTTGGCATTGGGGTTCGCTGTCTTCGACGGATCGTGGAGCCGCTTGCCCACCGCATCAGCATGGGAATAGAGCAATGGCGTACCACGGAACTCATAGCGGAGGACTTGCTCGGGATTATGGCCGAGACGGGTAGAGAAGCGGATGAACGCCTTGTCGAGCTCGGATTCAAAGGTATCTTTGAGCTCCGCTGCGCCACCATTGggaccctcttcttctgtgttGTCGATGGTCACGTTGGCGGGAATAGTGGGTGTGGAGGGGCGCGACATGGTCTCGTATTCGGCATCGAGGTAGAAGTTTGTGTAGGGGGTGGGGAAGTCGGATTGGGCGGGCCAGGGGGTGTTAGGGGTGGTAGAGGCTTCGGGGGGTGGGATGAGGTTGGttttgggttgttgttgttgaggagaagagatGCGGACTTTGTCGGCGAAGGATTCGGAGAGGGTAGGTGCTGGAGAGGGGGTGGGTTTGGCGGCGAGGCCGGGGGAGGGCGCTGGGGCTGCGaatgggttgttgttggtgctggtggaagAAGCGCCGGCGGAGAAGGGGTTTGCGCTGGCGGAGACGCTGCCGGTGAGAGTGGAAGAACCGAATAGGCTGGCTCCAAGATCTGGCTTTGGTgcggcgggcttcttctcttcttcttccttctctctgTTCGAGGGTTCTGGCTTTTGTTCTTCCTTTTGGCGGAGAGGCTGGTGTTGGGGCTCGATCTTCAGCTTTCTGACGGCGCGCAGGGCCCGGATACTGCCTGGTTTGCGGTTGCAGGCTTTGCGCGGGCAGGAGAAAATGTAGAGACGGCGTTCATCGTCGGGAAAGTCGTTGGGGAGATCACCGTGCagctcgaggaggaggagcatgGGCTGGTTGCAGACTTTGCATTTGGCGAAGTCGCCCGGAGGCGGGGTAGCGTCGTCGAGCCAGGTCTGTGAGGGGTACATTGTTAGTCGGactgggggagagggggatgaAGAGTTGAATTGGATATAGTACGTACCGGCCAGCCTCCCAGGTGACTGATGGTGTCTTCAACAATCTCGTCGGCGGCGTAACCCAGCAGCACGTTGGTCTCGCTGAAGTCCCCCTCATCGTCGAAGGAGGAGTCGCTGTCGTAGGGATCCatggtgttgttgctggtATGGTCAAGGAATATAATGAATAATAGTCAATTCGAGGATCAGTAAGGAAGATCCAGAACAATGAGATCCTAGTCCAGACGCAGAAGAGGTTGCGATGGAGAGTTTATCACCAGAAGAGCgcgtctttcttttctgcccGAAATTCTGGCGCaaaaaaagagggaatgGCCCAAACGGGAAAAGCCCCATCGGCGATAGCCCCAGAATGCGCTATTCCTGATATAGGCTAGTGCAGTAACTGTGGTATCGATACATACCCGTGTGATACGTCAGTCAGtacatctccagcatctcgcCATCGACCGTCTCAATACCTCTTcgtttcatcttcatcttcattccatcttcacttttcccctttttcgGCTTACTATAGATCTACTTCGTCTGGCAAATCTCTATAAAAGAGGTTATAGAGCAGGTTCTTTTTGCACGCGAGCTCCTGAGCATGAGCACCGTTgcttcttcaagctcctgCATCTAACGATAGTAACGTCCACTAGTGTGGAAGCATTGCTTCACAAAATAAGCAATTCATCAATTTGAGCATTCATGCATCGCTCATCTCTTTCATATTTCCTTCGGTTTATTCTTCATATTCATGTAGTATACTACGTCTTAGCTTTATGCCTTCCCCCACATGCCAATGCCACCGAGCAGCAACCCCTGGGCTCATTTGGAGTCACACCACCCAAGAGGGTCGCCGTGATCGGTGAGATCATTCCCATGGTCCCCTCATGTACCATTGACAACAATTAACCTTCTCAATAGGAGCGGGGGCTGCGGGGTCTAGCACTGCTTATTCACTACGCAAGTATGCGGATGCCTTGCACATTCCCCTCAATATAACGGTCTTCGAACGCTCTCCATATGTTGGCGGCCGTTCCACAACAGTGAATGTCCATGACAATCCAGCTACACCCGTAGAGCTAGGTGCTTCGATCTTCGTGGAGGCCAACCATCACCTTGTCAACGCATCCAAAGAGCTGGGACTTCACGTTAACAGCGCCAATCATGACCGACCCAGAGAGACCGAAGACACCCTTGGCGTCTGGGACGGCGAGCAATTCGTCTTTGTGATGAAGGAAGCATCGTCCTGGTGGAACATTGCGAAGCTGGTTTGGAGGTACGGGTGGACACCCGTGAGGACCTATCGTTTAATGAAATCGACCgtcaacaacttcctcaaaCTCTACGACGAACCCATATTCCCTTTTTCATCCCTTACATCCGCTTCAGAAGCAGCAGGGTTGGTCAATATAACTGCCGTTCCTGGAGAGACTTTCCTCCAGCAGAACCAGGTATCCGCCAAGTTCTCCCGTGAAGTTATCCAAGCTAGTACCCGCGTCAACTACGGACAGAACCTTGCTCTGATTCATGGCCTCGAGACCATGGTCTGCATGGCAACTGAAGGTGCCATGGCCGTGGAGGGAGGCAACTGGCTGATCTTCGATGGAATGCTCAAATTGTCTCACGCCGACGTCCGCTTAAACCACACAGTGACATCCCTCGACTGGGAGGCCAACGGCCCCTCAACCCTAACCTTCAACACGAACACCAACTCcgaagagaagctcgagTTCGATGAGGTTGTCATCGCCGGTCCATGGCAATTCTCCAACATCACCGTTACCCCACCACTAAAGAAGACGCCGGATGAGATCCCCTTCGTAACACTCTACGtcaccctcttcgcctccccGCACCGTCTCTCACCTAAATACTTTGGCCTCATAGAGCCCAATGCCTACACCCCGGAGacaatcctcaccaccctccctccgGACAGCGACATCGGAAAAAGCGAAGCCGGAGTCGGTCCAGCTGGCTTCTGGAGCATCAGCACTCTCCGGACCGTGGACGCTCCAGACCCATCAGAAGGGAAACACTACGTGTACAAGATATTCTCCCCGGAACGGCCAACAGCCGAATTCGTTGAATCGATTCTCGGCCTGGAGCACAAGTCATCTTCTAACACCGACACTGAAACTGACACCTCCATCGGCGATCTCTCCAAGCGAGACATCAGCTGGTTCCATGAGAAGATCTGGCGGCCGTATCCGTTCGAATATCCACGGGTCACGTTTGAAGAGCCGCTTCTTGCCCCTCATGTCTGGTATACGGGCGGAATTGAAAGCTTCATCTCTACAATGGAGACAAGTGCAttgatggggaggaatgTAGCTGCTCTGATGTCTCGAGAGTGGCAGGCCCaggttgaagaggaggagggagagtcGGCAGCGGATTCGGTTCGTCATGAGCTATAAAGGGGACGGCAAGGAATGGAGAATGGGAAATTGGCAGGACGTTTCCTAGTATCAAGTCATCTGTTCTCGTGCCGCGCTGTCGGTGCAGGTTTTAATGGCATGGTGATATATGGCACTTATGATGAccatataatataattgTCTAGAGTATATAGTATTCACTAATGCATTGATAATGAAGTCCCGGGAATATTTACACATAACCCTACAAATACTCATTGGACGGCTGTTGTCTCATGGAActtattatctttctatttcaGTTCATAATACCTATTTACTAGGTAAGAAGTAATACTCAACCAGGCGTACCAAGCCTCCATGCAACCACGAACTTTTCCTGCCCTGTTGAAGAAGTGTTGAAGAAGCCATCCCGGTGCTATTTGTTCATTCACATGCTCAATGCATATCCATATCCCATGACCCGCGTAAGGTTGAAAAAGCAGACCTGTATAAAACCCCTTAGAACGCACAGCCCACAATCCGTTTTTGCTCGCAATGATGTTGAACTCGTAACCTAACAAGATaaaaaacagaagaaaaaaaaatgaaaaggagaataaaagaagatagaaTGTTATGGTATCATATCAAAAGTTCACCCGGCTATAACTAGCTTAgacggggagggggaaggtgCTGGCCCACTCAGCAACCTCCTTGCGGAGGCTGAGGATCTCAGGGACGGTCTCGGAAGCaaccttggccttgaagtCCTTGAGCTTGTTGGCCTCCTTGGGGAGCTCGCTCTGGACCTTCTTGCAGAGGTTGATGGACTGGTCAATGTAGCGGGCAATGCGCTTGAAGTCCTCCTCACCCATAC of Aspergillus luchuensis IFO 4308 DNA, chromosome 7, nearly complete sequence contains these proteins:
- a CDS encoding CSN8/PSMD8/EIF3K family protein (COG:J;~EggNog:ENOG410PMBK;~InterPro:IPR016024,IPR016020,IPR036388,IPR009374, IPR036390,IPR033464,IPR000717;~PFAM:PF10075;~go_component: GO:0005737 - cytoplasm [Evidence IEA];~go_component: GO:0005852 - eukaryotic translation initiation factor 3 complex [Evidence IEA];~go_function: GO:0003743 - translation initiation factor activity [Evidence IEA];~go_function: GO:0043022 - ribosome binding [Evidence IEA];~go_process: GO:0006446 - regulation of translational initiation [Evidence IEA]), with amino-acid sequence MGVTFDKCETRPANIDAILNGLDRYNPETTTVFQDYVAQQCEDRTFDCYANLALLKLYQFNPHLLQAETVTNVLVKALTVFPSPAFSLCLALLPAHTQPFQASDAEAQAAAQTSDFVESIQKLARLSTLLESAQYTQFWSTLNSDDLYADLVADVAGFEELVRIRIAVEVGKTFREIPAEVLEQWLDLRSREALEKFVAEVCSWEVDKSGANTVIKVPTNKENEARSEVKSERVGVDMFGRVIRRGFEQAA
- a CDS encoding putative prenylcysteine lyase (COG:O;~EggNog:ENOG410PGAB;~InterPro:IPR010795,IPR017046,IPR036188;~PFAM:PF07156;~TransMembrane:1 (i12-31o);~go_function: GO:0001735 - prenylcysteine oxidase activity [Evidence IEA];~go_function: GO:0016670 - oxidoreductase activity, acting on a sulfur group of donors, oxygen as acceptor [Evidence IEA];~go_process: GO:0030328 - prenylcysteine catabolic process [Evidence IEA];~go_process: GO:0055114 - oxidation-reduction process [Evidence IEA]), encoding MHRSSLSYFLRFILHIHVVYYVLALCLPPHANATEQQPLGSFGVTPPKRVAVIGAGAAGSSTAYSLRKYADALHIPLNITVFERSPYVGGRSTTVNVHDNPATPVELGASIFVEANHHLVNASKELGLHVNSANHDRPRETEDTLGVWDGEQFVFVMKEASSWWNIAKLVWRYGWTPVRTYRLMKSTVNNFLKLYDEPIFPFSSLTSASEAAGLVNITAVPGETFLQQNQVSAKFSREVIQASTRVNYGQNLALIHGLETMVCMATEGAMAVEGGNWLIFDGMLKLSHADVRLNHTVTSLDWEANGPSTLTFNTNTNSEEKLEFDEVVIAGPWQFSNITVTPPLKKTPDEIPFVTLYVTLFASPHRLSPKYFGLIEPNAYTPETILTTLPPDSDIGKSEAGVGPAGFWSISTLRTVDAPDPSEGKHYVYKIFSPERPTAEFVESILGLEHKSSSNTDTETDTSIGDLSKRDISWFHEKIWRPYPFEYPRVTFEEPLLAPHVWYTGGIESFISTMETSALMGRNVAALMSREWQAQVEEEEGESAADSVRHEL
- a CDS encoding small subunit rRNA maturation protein TSR4 (BUSCO:EOG09263F11;~COG:S;~EggNog:ENOG410PGR8;~InterPro:IPR007320;~PFAM:PF04194;~go_component: GO:0005737 - cytoplasm [Evidence IEA]), which gives rise to MDPYDSDSSFDDEGDFSETNVLLGYAADEIVEDTISHLGGWPTWLDDATPPPGDFAKCKVCNQPMLLLLELHGDLPNDFPDDERRLYIFSCPRKACNRKPGSIRALRAVRKLKIEPQHQPLRQKEEQKPEPSNREKEEEEKKPAAPKPDLGASLFGSSTLTGSVSASANPFSAGASSTSTNNNPFAAPAPSPGLAAKPTPSPAPTLSESFADKVRISSPQQQQPKTNLIPPPEASTTPNTPWPAQSDFPTPYTNFYLDAEYETMSRPSTPTIPANVTIDNTEEEGPNGGAAELKDTFESELDKAFIRFSTRLGHNPEQVLRYEFRGTPLLYSHADAVGKRLHDPSKTANPNAKVTTVGGGSRMPRCEYCGSERVFELQLVPHVISVLEDGREGVGLGPKDDAGMEWGTIILGVCGKDCGPKEVGVVGYREEWAGVQWEEQAK